The Streptomyces venezuelae genomic interval GCCGCGCGGGATGTCGAAGGTGACCCCGCGCAGGGCGTGGACGGCGGCCTCGCCCCTGCCGTACGAGCGCCGGAGGTCCTCGACCCGGACCATCGGCGTGCCGGCCGGGTCCTCGGCGACGGCCGTTCCGGACCGTGTGCTGCTCTCACTCACCGCGCGCTCCCCCTCCTCGAACACCTGCGCGCCAGTATGGTCCGCCGCCGGGCCCCAGGGCCAGAGCCCACGACCGTACGGACAGGGAGAGGGGTGGAGGAAGCGGCGCGAAAACGGCCGGTGGGCCGCTTCCCGTACGTCTCGTACGGGAAGCGGCCCACCGCTCGTTCGTCGATGCGCGTCCGCGATCATCGGACCTCGATGGACCTCGATCGCGGCTCAGCGGATCTCGGTGACCTCCGGGCCGCGCTGGAGCTGGCCCATGCCGCCGGAGAAGCGGGAGTTCGCCTGCTCCTCCTGCTGGACACCGTCCGGCACCATCTGCGCGTCGTTCGGCAGCTTGAGGACGATCGGGTCGCGCGGGGCCATCGGGCCGTCACCGCGGACGACCACGGTGTCCCGCACGATCTGCTCCAGGAGCCCGGCAGCCTCAGGCTGCACCGCGCCCTGCCCGGAGATCACTCCGCGCAGGAACCAGCGGGGTCCGTCGACACCCACGAAGCGCACGAGCTGCACGCCGCGGTTGCCGTCCGGCAGCTGGACGGGGACCTGGGCCCGCAGCTCCCAGCCGAGGGGGCCCTCGACCTCGTCGATCACTCCGCCCTGCTGGACGATGCCCGTGGCGATCTCGTCACGGACCTCGCCCCAGATGCCCTCCTTCTTCGGGGCGGCGAAGGCCTGGAGCTGCACGGCGCTGTCACGCAGGACGACGGTGGCCGCGACGATCGCGTCGCCCGCCACCTCGACCCGCAGCTCCATGCCCTCGACTCCGGGCACGAAGATGCCACCGAGGTCGACACGGCCGTCCTCCGGCGTCGTGACCTCGGAGATGTCCCACGGCCCGTCGGGCCGGGGCGCCGGCGGAAGGTTCACCCGACGCGGCGCCTCGGCCGAGGCCTCACCGTCGCGGGACCCGACCTCCTCGACGACCTGCTCGGCCTCGCCCGCTGCGTCCTCAGCGGCACCGCTCTTCTTGCGACGTCCGAACACGTCACTGTCCTTCCCGGTCGGATACGACCGAAGCGTATCGATTCCCACCCGTTGCGCCGTCCACGGCGGCATGGCCGCCGGTGGACCCGAAGCCCCCCTCGGCCCGCGCCGAGCCGGGAAGCTCCGCCACCTCGTGGAAGCGAACCTTCTCGACCTGCTGGACGACCAGTTGGGCAATCCGGTCGAACCGCTCGAACCGCACGCTCTCGCGCGGGTCGAGATTGACCACGATCACTTTGATCTCTCCACGGTACCCGGCATCCACCGTCCCCGGGGCATTCACGAGCGCGACTCCGCAGCGGGCGGCCAGGCCGGAGCGCGGGTGCACGAAGGCCGCGTACCCGTCCGGCAGCGCGATGGAGACCCCGGTGGGCAGCACGGCGCGCTCCCCGGGGGCGAGGACGGCGGCCTCGGTGGTCACGAGGTCGGCGCCGGCGTCGCCGGGGTGCCCGTAGGCCGGGATCGGCACGTCGGGGTCCACGCGGCGGATCAGTACGTCGACAGGGTTGCGCATCAGGGGTTCACCTCGAAGGCGCGGGCGCGCCGGACCTGGTCGGGGTCGGACATGGCGGCCTGGATCTCCTCCGGCCGGCCGTTGTCGATGAAGTGGTCGACCTTGACCTCGACGAAGAGGGCGTCGGCGCGGACGGCGACGGGGCCCTCGGGCCCGCCGATCCGGCCGACGGCGGTCGAGAAGATCTTGCGGCCGTGCACGGCGGTGACCGCGGCCTCCAGGTGGAGCACGGTGCCGACCGGGACGGGACGGCGGAAGTCGGTCTCCAGCCGGCCGGTCACGGCGATGACCCGCAGCAGCCAGTTCAGGGAGCCGAGGGTCTCGTCGAGGGCGGTGGCGAGGACGCCTCCGTGCGCGAGGCCGGGGGCGCCCTGGTGGTCGGTGGTCACGGTGAACTCGGCAGTGACGGTCACACCCTCGCCGGCCCGGGCCTCCAGGTGCAGGCCGTGGGGCTGCCCGCCGCCGCACCCGAAGCAGTACTCGTAGTGGGCACCGAGCAGCTCGCCGGGGGCCGGGGCGTCGGGGTGGCGTACCGGCGGTATGGCGTCGGCCGGCGGGGTGAGGGCGGCAGATGTTGCAGTCACAGGCGCAGACCTTACCCGCGCGGCCGGGCGCGGGTCGCGCCGTGCCAAGCTTGGACGCATGCAGCCTTCCGTGCCGTCCCCCGCCCCCTCCTCCGAGCCCTCGGCGGTGCCGTCCGCCGGGACACCCGTCGAGGCGCCCGTCGCGTCGTCCCCGGTGGGGGCCTCGGCGGCGGTCGCGCCACGCTTCGACGAGCGGCTGACGGCGCCCCGCGCGTGGTGGGTCATCACGGGCCTGCTCGGTCTCTCCGGCGGCCTGGTCATGTTCCCGCTGGGTACGGTCCCG includes:
- a CDS encoding DUF3710 domain-containing protein — protein: MFGRRKKSGAAEDAAGEAEQVVEEVGSRDGEASAEAPRRVNLPPAPRPDGPWDISEVTTPEDGRVDLGGIFVPGVEGMELRVEVAGDAIVAATVVLRDSAVQLQAFAAPKKEGIWGEVRDEIATGIVQQGGVIDEVEGPLGWELRAQVPVQLPDGNRGVQLVRFVGVDGPRWFLRGVISGQGAVQPEAAGLLEQIVRDTVVVRGDGPMAPRDPIVLKLPNDAQMVPDGVQQEEQANSRFSGGMGQLQRGPEVTEIR
- a CDS encoding PaaI family thioesterase, with product MTATSAALTPPADAIPPVRHPDAPAPGELLGAHYEYCFGCGGGQPHGLHLEARAGEGVTVTAEFTVTTDHQGAPGLAHGGVLATALDETLGSLNWLLRVIAVTGRLETDFRRPVPVGTVLHLEAAVTAVHGRKIFSTAVGRIGGPEGPVAVRADALFVEVKVDHFIDNGRPEEIQAAMSDPDQVRRARAFEVNP
- the dut gene encoding dUTP diphosphatase, encoding MRNPVDVLIRRVDPDVPIPAYGHPGDAGADLVTTEAAVLAPGERAVLPTGVSIALPDGYAAFVHPRSGLAARCGVALVNAPGTVDAGYRGEIKVIVVNLDPRESVRFERFDRIAQLVVQQVEKVRFHEVAELPGSARAEGGFGSTGGHAAVDGATGGNRYASVVSDREGQ